A window of the Chlorocebus sabaeus isolate Y175 chromosome 8, mChlSab1.0.hap1, whole genome shotgun sequence genome harbors these coding sequences:
- the THEM6 gene encoding protein THEM6 isoform X1, which produces MLGLLVALLALGLAIFALLDGWYLVRFPCAVLRARLLQPRVRDLLAEQRFPGRVLPSDLDLLLHMNNARYLREADFARTAHLTRCGVLEALRELRAHSVLAASCARHRRSLRLLEPFEVEPPELPADLQHWISYNEASSQLLRMESGLSDVTKDQ; this is translated from the exons ATGCTGGGGCTGCTGGTGGCGTTGCTGGCCCTGGGGCTGGCCATCTTTGCGCTGCTAGACGGCTGGTACCTGGTGCGCTTCCCGTGCGCCGTGTTGCGCGCGCGCCTGCTGCAGCCGCGCGTCCGTGACCTGCTAGCCGAGCAGCGCTTCCCGGGCCGTGTGCTGCCCTCGGACTTGGACCTGCTGCTGCACATGAACAACGCGCGCTACCTGCGCGAGGCCGACTTTGCGCGCACCGCGCACCTGACCCGCTGCGGGGTGCTCGAGGCGCTGAGGGAGTTGAGGGCGCACTCAGTGCTGGCGGCCTCGTGTGCGCGCCACCGCCGCTCGCTGCGCCTGCTGGAGCCCTTCGAG GTGGAGCCCCCTGAGCTGCCCGCTGACCTGCAGCACTGGATCTCCTACAACGAGGCCAGCAGCCAGCTGCTCCGCATGGAGAGTGGACTCAGTGATGTCACCAAGGACCAGTGA
- the THEM6 gene encoding protein THEM6 isoform X2, whose product MLGLLVALLALGLAIFALLDGWYLVRFPCAVLRARLLQPRVRDLLAEQRFPGRVLPSDLDLLLHMNNARYLREADFARTAHLTRCGVLEALRELRAHSVLAASCARHRRSLRLLEPFEVRTRLLGWDDRAFYLEARFVSLRDGFVCALLRFRQHLLGTSPERVVQHLCQRRVEPPELPADLQHWISYNEASSQLLRMESGLSDVTKDQ is encoded by the exons ATGCTGGGGCTGCTGGTGGCGTTGCTGGCCCTGGGGCTGGCCATCTTTGCGCTGCTAGACGGCTGGTACCTGGTGCGCTTCCCGTGCGCCGTGTTGCGCGCGCGCCTGCTGCAGCCGCGCGTCCGTGACCTGCTAGCCGAGCAGCGCTTCCCGGGCCGTGTGCTGCCCTCGGACTTGGACCTGCTGCTGCACATGAACAACGCGCGCTACCTGCGCGAGGCCGACTTTGCGCGCACCGCGCACCTGACCCGCTGCGGGGTGCTCGAGGCGCTGAGGGAGTTGAGGGCGCACTCAGTGCTGGCGGCCTCGTGTGCGCGCCACCGCCGCTCGCTGCGCCTGCTGGAGCCCTTCGAGGTGCGCACCCGCCTGCTGGGCTGGGACGACCGCGCGTTCTACCTGGAGGCCCGCTTTGTCAGCCTGCGGGACGGCTTCGTGTGCGCGCTGCTGCGCTTCCGGCAGCACCTGCTGGGCACTTCACCGGAGCGTGTCGTGCAGCACCTGTGCCAGCGCAGG GTGGAGCCCCCTGAGCTGCCCGCTGACCTGCAGCACTGGATCTCCTACAACGAGGCCAGCAGCCAGCTGCTCCGCATGGAGAGTGGACTCAGTGATGTCACCAAGGACCAGTGA
- the SLURP1 gene encoding secreted Ly-6/uPAR-related protein 1: MASRWAVQLLLVAAWSMGCGEALKCYTCEQPMVSASCKTITYCKPEDTACMTTLVTVEAEFPFNQSPVVTRSCSRSCMATDPDSIGAAHLIYCCFRDLCNSEL, encoded by the exons ATGGCCTCTCGCTGGGCTGTGCAGCTGCTGCTCGTGGCAGCCTGGAGCATGGGCTGCG GTGAGGCCCTCAAGTGCTACACCTGCGAGCAGCCCATGGTCAGTGCTTCCTGCAAGACCATTACCTACTGCAAGCCGGAGGACACAGCCTGCATGACCACACTGGTGACGGTGGAGGCAG AGTTCCCCTTCAATCAGAGCCCCGTGGTGACCCGCTCCTGCTCCCGCTCCTGTATGGCCACCGACCCCGACAGCATTGGGGCCGCCCACCTGATCTACTGCTGCTTCCGAGACCTCTGCAACTCGGAACTCTGA
- the LYPD2 gene encoding ly6/PLAUR domain-containing protein 2 — MRGTRLALLALVLAACGDLAPALHCYVCLEPTGVSDCNTIATCTMNETMCKTTLYSREIVYPFQGDSTVTKSCASKCEPSDVDGIGQTRPVSCCNTELCNVDGAPALNSPHCLAGALTLLPLLNLRL, encoded by the exons ATGAGGGGGACGCGGCTGGCGCTCCTGGCGCTGGTGCTGGCTGCCTGCGGAGACCTCG CGCCAGCCCTGCACTGCTACGTCTGTCTGGAGCCCACAGGAGTGTCCGACTGCAACACCATCGCCACCTGTACCATGAATGAAACCATGTGCAAGACAACACTCTACTCCCGGGAGATAG TGTACCCCTTCCAGGGGGACTCCACAGTGACCAAGTCCTGCGCCAGCAAGTGTGAGCCCTCGGATGTGGATGGCATCGGCCAGACCCGGCCCGTGTCCTGCTGCAACACTGAGCTGTGCAATGTAGATGGGGCACCTGCTCTGAACAGCCCTCACTGCCTGGCCGGGGCCCTCACGCTTCTCCCACTCCTGAACCTCCGACTCTAG